In a genomic window of Pseudomonas mohnii:
- the csrA gene encoding carbon storage regulator CsrA: protein MLILTRKVGESINIGDDITITILGVSGQQVRIGINAPKDVAVHREEIYQRIQAGLTAPDKPQTP from the coding sequence ATGCTGATACTCACCCGCAAAGTCGGTGAAAGCATAAACATTGGTGATGACATTACGATCACCATCCTGGGCGTAAGCGGCCAGCAAGTCAGGATCGGCATCAACGCTCCGAAAGACGTTGCGGTGCATCGCGAAGAAATTTACCAGCGCATTCAGGCCGGCCTGACCGCGCCCGACAAACCGCAAACCCCCTGA
- a CDS encoding asparaginase: MTSAFKTFVPGALALLLLLPTALQAKEAETQQKLANVVILATGGTIAGAGASAANSATYQAAKVGIDKLIAGVPELSQVANVRGEQVMQIASESITNENLLQLGRRVAELADSNDVDGIVITHGTDTLEETAYFLNLVEKTDKPIIVVGSMRPGTAMSADGMLNLYNAVAVASSKDARGKGVLVTMNDEIQSGRDVSKMINIKTEAFKSPWGPLGMVVEGKSYWFRLPAKRHTMDSEFDIKTIKSLPDVEIAYSYGNVSDTAYKALAQSGAKAIIHAGTGNGSVSSRVVPALQALRKDGVQIIRSSHVNAGGFVLRNAEQPDDKYDWVVAHDLNPQKARILAMVALTKTNDSKELQRMFWEY; this comes from the coding sequence ATGACATCTGCTTTCAAGACCTTTGTGCCGGGCGCCTTGGCCCTCCTTCTGCTTTTGCCGACCGCTCTTCAGGCAAAAGAAGCTGAAACCCAACAAAAACTGGCAAACGTGGTCATTCTGGCCACCGGTGGCACCATCGCCGGCGCGGGCGCCAGCGCCGCCAACAGCGCGACCTACCAAGCGGCAAAAGTCGGTATCGACAAATTGATCGCCGGCGTCCCCGAACTGAGTCAAGTGGCCAACGTTCGCGGCGAGCAGGTCATGCAAATCGCCTCCGAGAGCATCACCAACGAGAACCTGCTGCAATTGGGCCGTCGCGTGGCCGAATTGGCCGACAGCAATGACGTCGATGGCATCGTGATCACCCACGGCACCGACACCCTGGAAGAAACCGCCTACTTCCTGAACCTGGTGGAAAAAACCGATAAGCCGATCATCGTCGTCGGTTCCATGCGCCCAGGTACCGCGATGTCCGCCGACGGCATGCTGAACCTGTACAACGCCGTGGCCGTGGCCAGCAGTAAAGATGCGCGGGGCAAAGGCGTCCTGGTGACCATGAACGATGAAATCCAGTCGGGTCGCGACGTCAGCAAAATGATCAACATCAAGACCGAGGCGTTTAAAAGCCCTTGGGGGCCTCTCGGCATGGTGGTTGAAGGTAAATCCTACTGGTTCCGCCTGCCGGCCAAGCGCCACACCATGGACTCGGAATTCGACATCAAGACCATCAAGAGCTTGCCCGATGTTGAAATCGCCTACTCCTACGGCAACGTCAGCGACACCGCTTACAAGGCACTGGCTCAGTCAGGCGCCAAGGCCATCATCCACGCCGGCACCGGCAATGGCTCGGTCTCTTCGCGTGTGGTTCCAGCCCTGCAGGCACTGCGCAAGGACGGCGTGCAGATCATTCGTTCGTCCCACGTCAATGCCGGTGGTTTCGTCCTGCGTAACGCCGAACAGCCTGACGACAAATACGACTGGGTCGTGGCACATGACCTGAACCCGCAAAAAGCCCGCATCCTGGCCATGGTCGCCCTGACCAAGACCAACGACAGCAAAGAGCTGCAACGGATGTTCTGGGAATACTGA
- a CDS encoding endonuclease, translated as MSVRCFALLLLLFAMGAQADAPRTFNEAKKVAWKLYAPQSTEFYCGCKYTGNRVNLSACGYVPRKNAKRAARIEWEHIVPAWQIGHQRQCWQEGGRKNCTRYDPTYQKAEADLHNLVPSIGEVNGDRSNFSFGWLPEQPGQYGSCLTQIDFKAKKVMPRPSIRGMIARTYFYMSKQYGLRLSKQDRQLYEAWDKTYPVQAWERQRNQSVACVMGRGNEFVGPVDMKACG; from the coding sequence ATGAGTGTCCGCTGTTTTGCTTTGCTGTTGCTGCTGTTCGCCATGGGGGCCCAGGCTGACGCACCGCGCACCTTCAACGAAGCCAAGAAAGTTGCCTGGAAGCTGTACGCCCCACAGTCCACCGAATTTTATTGCGGCTGCAAATACACCGGTAACCGGGTGAATCTCTCGGCCTGCGGCTATGTGCCGCGTAAAAATGCCAAACGCGCGGCGCGCATCGAGTGGGAACACATTGTTCCAGCCTGGCAAATCGGTCACCAGCGCCAGTGCTGGCAGGAGGGAGGCCGCAAGAATTGCACGCGCTACGATCCGACCTATCAGAAGGCCGAGGCGGATCTGCATAACCTGGTGCCGAGCATCGGGGAGGTGAATGGCGATCGCAGCAACTTCAGTTTCGGCTGGCTGCCGGAACAGCCTGGCCAATATGGCTCGTGCCTGACCCAAATCGATTTCAAGGCAAAGAAAGTCATGCCGCGCCCCTCCATTCGCGGCATGATCGCCCGGACTTATTTCTACATGAGCAAACAGTACGGCTTGCGTTTATCGAAACAGGATCGGCAACTGTACGAAGCCTGGGACAAAACCTATCCGGTCCAGGCCTGGGAACGTCAGCGTAACCAGAGCGTGGCGTGCGTGATGGGGCGCGGTAACGAGTTTGTCGGGCCGGTAGACATGAAAGCCTGCGGTTAA
- a CDS encoding DUF2214 family protein — protein sequence MLIHWILAAVHLLAVALAFSAVLARGTAFRRLMAGTGEVRSVLLADNLWGISALILLVSGGMRAFGGYEKGTDYYLHQPLFHLKIALFVIILLLEIAPMITLIKWRIALARGTAIDIGRAKLFARASHIEALLVLLIIVAATGMARGVTYG from the coding sequence ATGCTGATTCACTGGATCCTTGCCGCCGTTCACCTATTGGCTGTTGCGCTGGCTTTTTCGGCGGTCCTGGCCCGTGGCACGGCATTTCGGCGGTTGATGGCTGGTACGGGGGAGGTGCGCAGCGTATTGCTTGCCGATAATCTGTGGGGGATTTCGGCCCTGATTTTACTGGTTAGCGGCGGGATGCGAGCCTTCGGTGGCTACGAGAAAGGCACGGACTACTATCTGCACCAACCGTTGTTCCACCTCAAGATAGCGTTGTTTGTGATCATCCTGCTGCTGGAGATTGCGCCGATGATCACGCTGATCAAATGGAGGATCGCGTTGGCGCGCGGCACCGCTATCGACATCGGGCGCGCGAAGCTGTTTGCCAGGGCCAGTCACATCGAAGCGCTGCTGGTATTGCTGATCATCGTGGCGGCCACGGGCATGGCGCGGGGGGTGACCTATGGTTGA
- a CDS encoding ABC transporter permease — MKTASSAGKRSGNFYGLGTYLGLAGALLAMVVLFSLLSSHFLSYDTFSTLANQIPDLMVLAVGMTFVLIIGGIDLSVGSVLALAASTVSVATLGWGWSVLPAALLGMAAAALAGTITGSITVAWRIPSFIVSLGVLEMARGVAYQMTGSRTAYIGDAFAWLSNPIAFGISPSFIIALLIIFIAQAVLTRTVFGRYLIGIGTNEEAVRLAGINPKPYKVLVFSLMGLLAGIAALFQISRLEAADPNAGSGLELQVIAAVVIGGTSLMGGRGSVISTFFGVLIISVLAAGLAQIGATEPTKRIITGAVIVVAVVLDTYRSQRASRRA; from the coding sequence ATGAAAACCGCATCTTCCGCCGGCAAACGCAGTGGCAATTTTTACGGTCTCGGCACTTACCTGGGCCTGGCCGGTGCCTTGCTGGCGATGGTGGTCCTGTTCTCGCTGCTGAGCAGCCACTTTCTTTCTTACGATACCTTCAGCACGCTGGCCAACCAGATTCCGGACTTGATGGTCCTCGCGGTCGGCATGACGTTCGTGCTGATTATCGGTGGCATCGACCTGTCGGTCGGTTCGGTGCTGGCGCTGGCCGCGTCGACAGTCAGCGTGGCGACACTGGGCTGGGGCTGGAGTGTCCTGCCCGCTGCTCTGCTCGGCATGGCGGCCGCCGCATTGGCCGGGACCATCACCGGTTCCATTACCGTGGCGTGGCGAATTCCGTCGTTCATCGTGTCACTCGGCGTGCTGGAGATGGCGCGTGGCGTGGCGTATCAGATGACCGGCTCGCGCACCGCCTACATTGGTGACGCCTTTGCCTGGCTGTCCAACCCGATCGCCTTCGGCATTTCACCGTCCTTCATCATTGCCTTGCTGATTATCTTCATTGCCCAGGCCGTGTTGACCCGCACGGTGTTTGGGCGATACCTGATTGGCATCGGCACCAATGAAGAGGCGGTTCGCCTGGCGGGCATCAATCCCAAGCCCTACAAGGTCCTGGTGTTCAGTCTGATGGGGCTGTTGGCCGGTATCGCGGCGCTGTTCCAGATTTCGCGTCTTGAGGCGGCGGATCCGAATGCGGGTTCCGGTCTTGAGCTGCAGGTGATCGCGGCCGTGGTCATCGGCGGTACCAGCCTGATGGGCGGCCGTGGTTCGGTGATCAGCACGTTCTTTGGTGTGTTGATCATTTCCGTGCTGGCGGCCGGCCTGGCGCAGATCGGCGCGACCGAACCGACCAAGCGCATCATCACCGGCGCGGTGATCGTGGTGGCGGTGGTGCTCGATACCTACCGCAGTCAACGCGCTAGTCGGCGGGCATGA
- a CDS encoding penicillin-binding protein activator LpoB has product MRKMVLVMAVLALAGCGEGKRVEPPKPVPATAAAPVQASGPQWDLEVRGETPQAVSDLSGWLIEHNFMSSVVKENGKVRILMGPYSSKAEAEAKQAEVNAAIVRAKKQNVEVLVLERPTAQ; this is encoded by the coding sequence GTGCGCAAAATGGTCTTGGTTATGGCAGTGCTGGCGCTGGCGGGATGCGGTGAGGGCAAGCGCGTTGAACCACCTAAGCCTGTGCCGGCAACGGCCGCTGCTCCAGTGCAGGCCTCAGGTCCTCAATGGGATCTCGAGGTTCGAGGTGAAACGCCTCAGGCTGTCAGCGACCTCAGCGGCTGGTTGATCGAACACAATTTCATGTCCAGTGTCGTCAAGGAGAACGGCAAGGTCCGCATTCTGATGGGCCCATACAGTTCGAAAGCCGAAGCCGAGGCTAAACAGGCCGAGGTGAATGCGGCCATCGTCCGTGCGAAGAAACAGAATGTTGAAGTGCTGGTCCTCGAGCGTCCGACAGCTCAGTAA
- a CDS encoding sugar ABC transporter ATP-binding protein, whose protein sequence is MSVRDPNAVLSVSGIGKTYAQPVLTGIDLTLMRGEVLALTGENGAGKSTLSKIIGGLVTPTTGRMQFQGQDYRPGSRTQAEDLGIRMVMQELNLLPTLSVAENLFLDNLPNNGGWISRKQLRKAAIEAMAQVGLDAIDPDTPVGELGIGHQQMVEIARNLIGDCHVLILDEPTAMLTAREVEMLFEQITRLQARGVSIIYISHRLEELARVAQRIAVLRDGNLVCVEPMANYNSEQLVTLMVGRELGEHIDMGPRTIGAPALTVKGLTRSDKVRDVSFEVRAGEIFGISGLIGAGRTELLRLIFGADIADSGTVALGSPAQVVSIRSPVDAVGHGIALITEDRKGEGLLLTQSIGANIALGNMPRISSGGFVNNGEESSLAQRQIDAMHIRSSGPAQRVSELSGGNQQKVVIGRWLERDCSVLLFDEPTRGIDVGAKFDIYALLGELTRQGKALVVVSSDLRELMLICDRIGVLSAGRLIDTFERDSWTQDDLLAAAFAGYQKRDALLNEAAPRDLQ, encoded by the coding sequence ATGTCCGTTCGCGACCCGAACGCTGTCCTCTCGGTCAGCGGTATCGGCAAGACCTACGCCCAACCGGTCCTGACCGGCATCGACCTGACGCTCATGCGCGGTGAAGTGCTGGCGCTGACTGGTGAGAACGGCGCTGGTAAAAGTACGCTGTCGAAGATCATTGGTGGGCTTGTCACGCCCACCACCGGCCGGATGCAGTTTCAGGGGCAGGATTATCGCCCTGGCAGCCGGACCCAGGCTGAAGACCTGGGCATACGTATGGTCATGCAGGAACTCAATCTGCTGCCGACCCTGTCGGTGGCGGAAAACCTGTTTCTCGACAATCTGCCGAACAATGGTGGCTGGATCAGCCGCAAGCAACTGCGCAAGGCCGCCATTGAAGCCATGGCTCAGGTCGGCCTCGATGCAATCGACCCGGACACGCCGGTCGGTGAGCTGGGTATCGGTCATCAGCAAATGGTCGAGATCGCCCGCAACCTGATCGGCGATTGCCATGTGCTGATCCTCGACGAACCCACGGCGATGCTCACGGCGCGTGAAGTCGAAATGTTGTTCGAGCAGATCACCCGCCTGCAGGCACGGGGTGTATCGATAATTTACATCTCCCATCGCCTCGAAGAGTTGGCCCGGGTGGCGCAGCGCATTGCGGTACTGCGAGACGGCAACCTGGTGTGCGTCGAGCCGATGGCCAATTACAACAGCGAACAGTTGGTCACCCTGATGGTTGGCCGTGAACTGGGCGAACACATCGACATGGGGCCGCGCACCATCGGCGCTCCGGCGCTGACGGTCAAAGGGCTGACCCGCTCCGACAAGGTTCGCGACGTGTCCTTTGAAGTGCGTGCCGGTGAGATCTTCGGCATTTCCGGTTTGATCGGGGCAGGGCGCACCGAATTGCTACGGTTGATCTTTGGCGCCGATATCGCCGACAGCGGCACCGTTGCCCTGGGCTCCCCGGCGCAGGTAGTCAGCATCCGGTCTCCGGTGGACGCGGTCGGTCACGGCATCGCCCTGATCACCGAAGATCGCAAGGGTGAAGGCCTGCTGTTGACGCAATCGATCGGCGCCAACATTGCGCTGGGCAACATGCCCCGCATTTCCAGCGGCGGCTTCGTCAACAATGGCGAAGAGTCTTCCCTGGCCCAGCGGCAAATCGACGCCATGCACATCCGCAGTTCCGGCCCTGCACAACGGGTGTCCGAATTGTCCGGCGGCAACCAGCAGAAAGTCGTGATTGGCCGTTGGCTGGAGCGCGATTGCTCGGTGCTGCTGTTCGACGAGCCAACCCGTGGCATCGATGTCGGCGCCAAGTTCGACATCTACGCCTTGCTCGGCGAACTGACACGGCAGGGCAAGGCGCTAGTGGTAGTGTCCAGCGATCTGCGCGAGCTGATGCTGATCTGCGACCGCATCGGCGTGCTGTCGGCAGGGCGCCTGATTGACACGTTCGAGCGCGACAGCTGGACCCAGGATGACTTGCTTGCGGCCGCTTTTGCCGGCTACCAAAAACGTGATGCGCTGCTCAACGAAGCAGCGCCTAGGGATCTTCAATGA
- a CDS encoding sugar ABC transporter substrate-binding protein, translated as MKLPFAGRLLAVAMLAAASVALPVSSAFAETPAKPKVALVMKSLANEFFLTMEDGAKAYQKGHSDEFDLISNGIKDETDTAGQTRIVEQMILAKVNALVIAPADSKAMVPVIKKAVDAGITVINIDNQLDPAIVKSKNINVPFVGPDNRKGARLVGEYLAKQLKAGDEVGIIEGVSTTTNAQARTAGFKDAMEAAQIKVVSVQSGDWEIDKGNKVAASILSEYPQVKALLAGNDSMAVGVVSAVRAAGKAGKVQVVGYDNINAIKPMLKDGRVLATADQFAAKQAVFGIETALKIIKGEKVDIGANGVIETPVELVTK; from the coding sequence ATGAAGCTGCCATTCGCTGGACGCCTTCTCGCTGTCGCTATGCTGGCTGCCGCATCCGTCGCGCTGCCTGTTTCTTCGGCCTTCGCCGAGACGCCTGCAAAACCAAAAGTCGCGCTAGTGATGAAATCCCTGGCCAACGAATTCTTTCTGACCATGGAAGACGGCGCCAAGGCCTATCAGAAAGGCCACTCCGATGAATTCGATCTGATTTCCAATGGCATCAAGGACGAAACGGATACGGCCGGCCAGACACGTATCGTCGAGCAAATGATCCTGGCCAAAGTCAATGCGCTGGTCATCGCCCCCGCTGACTCAAAAGCCATGGTGCCGGTAATCAAGAAAGCCGTTGATGCGGGTATCACCGTGATCAACATCGACAATCAGCTGGATCCAGCCATCGTCAAAAGCAAGAACATCAATGTCCCGTTCGTAGGGCCGGATAACCGCAAAGGTGCGCGTCTGGTCGGCGAGTACCTGGCCAAACAGCTGAAGGCCGGTGATGAAGTCGGCATCATCGAAGGCGTGTCCACCACCACTAACGCTCAGGCTCGTACTGCAGGTTTCAAGGACGCGATGGAAGCGGCGCAGATCAAGGTTGTGTCCGTACAGTCCGGCGACTGGGAAATCGACAAGGGTAATAAAGTCGCCGCTTCGATTCTGAGCGAGTACCCGCAAGTGAAAGCCCTGCTGGCTGGCAACGACAGCATGGCCGTGGGTGTGGTGTCTGCCGTGCGTGCCGCAGGCAAGGCCGGCAAGGTGCAAGTGGTGGGGTATGACAATATCAACGCCATCAAGCCGATGCTCAAGGATGGCCGGGTCCTGGCCACTGCCGACCAGTTTGCGGCCAAGCAAGCGGTGTTCGGCATCGAGACTGCGCTCAAGATCATCAAGGGTGAAAAAGTCGACATCGGCGCCAATGGTGTGATCGAGACCCCGGTAGAGCTGGTTACCAAATAA
- a CDS encoding DUF1654 domain-containing protein, protein MHVQLNKDNSVDTTSASHDAYVRMGLRVQKIINSPTAQKAKAALIFRLPDEPVDEWERLLEEIDENDNVTLAYRDDGGVQIFWVVPKED, encoded by the coding sequence ATGCACGTACAGCTTAATAAGGATAATTCTGTGGACACCACCTCCGCCTCACATGACGCCTATGTACGCATGGGTCTGCGCGTTCAGAAAATCATCAACTCCCCGACTGCCCAAAAAGCCAAGGCCGCACTGATCTTCCGACTTCCCGATGAGCCGGTGGATGAGTGGGAGCGCTTGCTCGAAGAAATTGACGAGAACGACAACGTGACCCTCGCCTATCGCGACGATGGCGGCGTGCAGATTTTTTGGGTTGTGCCGAAGGAAGACTGA